The DNA segment AGGGACGTCTACGAACTCCGAGGCGAGACGTGCCGATCCCTCCTTGGGATGGCGTATGACTATCGCGTCGGCGTATCCCTCTATGACCCTCACGGTGTCTGCGAGCGTCTCGCCCTTCTTCACACTGCTTGACTCGACGCTTCCGAGGTCGATACTCCTTCCTCCGAGACGTTTTACGGCGGTGTCGAAGCTCATACGTGTACGTGTCGACGGCTCGAAGAAGAGAAGTGCCAGAACCTTTTCGGAGAGTTCCGAACCCGATCCTTCGATCTCAGAAGCCCTTTCGAGAACCGACTCTATCTCGGCTCTCGACATCTCCTTTATACTGATGATACTGTCCATTCCGGGTTGAGTATCGGTGTCGGAATAAAAAATCTTTCCTGACTCGGTCGAGAGTCGGGGGTCTGGGTTAGTCAGCCTGACTTCTCCTATCCGTCGTGTCGGTGTCGGTGTTGGTGTTTAGGTTCTCGACAGCCTCGCCGATCTCGTTGACCCTCGATGTCTGTTCCTGGTTCGACGCCGCTATGTCCTTTATCTCGTCGGCGACCTGATCCGCCTTCTCAGCCGCCTCATCTATCATGCTAGCGACCTCCTCTGTCGAAGCCGCCTGGTCGTCGGTGGCGTCGGCGACCTCGTTCATTCCCTGTGACGCCTCACGGACGGCGTCTGCTATCTGTCCGAGACTGTCTCCGGCGTCCTCAACCATCTCGACGCCCTCAGAGATCTCCTCGTTGGCAGTGTCAAGGCTCTCGACTGTCTCCTCTGTGTTCTCCTGTATCTCGTTGACTATCTTCTCTATCTCTGTCGCACGTTCCTGCGACTGTTCGGCGAGATCCTTGACCTCGTCGGCGACGACAGCGAATCCGTCGCCCGCCTCTCCCGCCCTCGCAGCCTCTATGCTCGCGTTGAGTGCGAGGAGGTTAGTCTGGTCTGCTATGTCGTTTATGACGTCTACGATCTCGTCTATCTCCTCGACGTTCTCGCGGAGACGGTAGACGTCCTCCGAGACCTCGTTCGCTGCGTCCTCGACGTTCGCCATAGTCTCTACCGCCTTCTTAGCCGACTCCTGACCGTCCTCGGCGAGATCCTCGGCTTCCTCGCTCTTGGCGTTGACCTGGTTCGCGCTCGAAGCGATCTCCTCGACAGTCGCACTCAAGTTCGAGATCTCCGACGATATCTGTTCTATCGACTCCGACTGTTCGTCGGCAAGCTGACTTATCTCCTGGGAGCTGTCGGAGACACCCTCGGAAGTCCTCTGGAGGTCGTCTATCGACCGCTCTATCTGTGACGAAACCTCCTTGCGTCTCTCTACCTCCTCCATCTTCTGACTGTACGAATGTATGTAGGTGTCCATCGCCATCTGCTGGTCGAGGTTGGCGAGACGCAGAAAAGACATAGCCCTCTCGACTGTCTCGTCGACTGCGTCCTCGACGTCCTGGGAGGTGACCTGGGAAGACGGAGGTTGTGAGGCAGCTTCGGACGTACGGGTGCCACCGTCTGTGGCTGTCGTCTCCGTCTCGTCGTCGGCTCGTGTCTGAGTCTCTGACTCAGCTGAGGAGCCAAATCCAAGGAAGGAAGAGACCTTCGACGCCGCCCTGTGTAGAACCGACCCTTCCTCGTCGTCTGTCTCGGTTCCGGTTTCGGTTCGGGTTCCGGTCTCGGTAGCCGTATCCGTCGGTGTCTCCTTCGGTGATTCGGTGGATCGGGTCGGAGCCATACCTCGCTCCTTGTCTGTGACACCGACGCCACCTCCGTCTGTCATCTCCTCGTTCTCCGTGTACTCGTCTTTGACGTCCTCGGCTATGGCTTCTAGTACGCCTTCGTAGTACATAGAGTAAGCCCCGAGGTAGATCTTGGGACCGAGGTCGAGTATGTCGTGGATCTTTCCTATACGTGCCCTGTCCTCGAAGTAACCCTTACCGTACTCTCCGCTTCCGAGATCGACGAGGTACTCCTTCTGTGTCCGTTTAAGCTGTTCGACTGTTCTCGTCGACTTCGAGAGGATCTCCTTAGTCTCGGAGTAATCCTGGAGATGTCCGTAGAACTCCTCGACGAGGTCGTCCTGTATCTCCTCGAAGACGTGTGACATCTCTTTGAGACGGCGCTCGTCCTCTCTCGTAAATCCCGTGTAATCCTTTCTCCACTCGATCTCCTGTCTGTCCACCCCTATCTCATCCACGAGACTCTCACCGTCAACCCGGTGTCGGATAGCCTCGCCTCCCTCAGATCCTGACATGGAGTAACCTTGGATCTACTCGCATAAATATCTGGGTACTCGGGTTACGACGACGAGTTGGAGGCGGCTTCTGTATCGGACTCCGCCTCCGAGACGGGTATCACGGCTCTGGAGTCGGTGACTGCGTACGCGTCTATCTTCGTAGGCAGATTACGTGCCACGGTTCGGACGTTTTCGGGGGTGTCGCCCGCTACGACGAGGTCGTATCCCGTGTCGGGAGCCGTAACGACCACTGTGTCACTTCCCTGTAACGGCGACTCGACGAACTCCGAGGGGACATCGGTGTCGATTTTCTTTCCGCGCAGGAAGCCGTACGTCGTCACGAGGACGTCTGTGTTCGACGGCGTCGGACTCTCACCGTAGACCGCAAAAGACCTGCGTCCCGCGTCCTTGAGGTCACGTCTGATGCTCACCGACGCGGAGGCGAGCGAATGGGACGTATACCTTACTGTGGCGTCGTCGCCGACTACGTAGGGGTAGTCAAGGAGGTCGCGTCTTCTGTCTCCACTCACGAGGAACTCGGCTATGTTCGAGATCAGAACCTCGTTGTCGGCGACGTTGTACTTACCTCCTTCGAGGAAGGTCGTGTCCCCCACTCCTAAGACGTTGCCGTTGACAACTGAGACCGAGTAAGCTCCCGGTGAGTCGCCGCCCGATCTCCTGGTTCCCGGAACCGCAGTTGCTACTGTGACACCACTTGCCGACGAGATGTGGGTGGCTGTGTAGATGGAGATACGGTTGACTCCGTCGGCGATGTCGGAGCCTGCACGTCCCGAGGCGAGGACGTTCTTGTAGTTGCCGTCGGTCGCGTCAGACTCCATGTTGTAGAGGTAGTCGGAGCCGAACCTCAGACCGAACCTCGAAGCCAACGGGTTGATGTAGCTCTCCTCCGACGTAGTTCCTAGGACTCCGAGACGTGAGCCCGAAGGTTCGCCGAGAAGGAGAAGACGTCCGCCGTCGTCGACGAAGGACTCGACTGCGTTAATCTCACGCTCGGAGTAACTCCTCCCGGGGTCGGCAACAACGAAGGCGTCTGCCCGGCTGAGTGTCTCGCCCAGATTCCTTCTTTCATTGAGGTACTCGACCTCGTATCCCGTCTCGGTGACCGTAGAGACGAGAGACTCGATCCCGTCGCGTGTTACACGGTTCGAGTGTGATAGGTCGACCGCTACGATCCCCGTGTCGGAACTGAGGTTGACGTCTGTCCTCCCCGACGGCTGTAGCCTCTCCGGTGTCAGATCCGACGTGTTGTAGACGTCTGTCTCGGATATATCTATATCCGAACCCGACCCTGTTCCGAGGTACGTCGAGACTCCTGAAGCCATCACGACAGCGAGTACTATTCCCACGAAGACGACGACTCTCTTAGCGATCTGAGTCTCCTCGCCGTTACCTCGTGACATTACTTACCACCTCCCTGTCGCGTGTCGTGTCTGGTCTCCGTGTCGAGTTCTCGGAGACCAACTCGGGTGGGAGCATAACGGGGTTGGGAAACTCGGTTCGGGTGTCGACTCCGGTTATGTAGGAAGGGTCGACGAGCTTCTTCTCGGAAGCATCGGAGGCGACGTAGTTGGAACGCGAGATGAAACGCACTATCCCGTCGCGTCTCATACGTGTCACGGAGTAGCTCTCCATTCCCGCTAACTCTGCCGCCTTTTCTACTGCGGCGTCCAAGCCACCTATCTCGTCGGCGATTCCGTTCTCAACAGCCGTAGGTCCCGAGTATAGCTTAGCGTACTCGACCTCCTCTCTCGTTATGTTTAGATCGTCGCCCCTGTGTTCCATCACCGACCCCACGAAAGCCCTCTTCGCTGTCTCTATACGGTAGTACCAGTCCCTCTCATCCCCCGCGTTGAGCTTGTTGGGACCCGTGGTTATGATGCCCTCTACCGACCCGGGGTTCTGTGGCATCTGCATCACGACGCCGACGCTCCCGACGAAAGACGAAGGCTTTACATATATTTCATCACTCG comes from the Candidatus Afararchaeum irisae genome and includes:
- a CDS encoding methyl-accepting chemotaxis protein, with amino-acid sequence MSGSEGGEAIRHRVDGESLVDEIGVDRQEIEWRKDYTGFTREDERRLKEMSHVFEEIQDDLVEEFYGHLQDYSETKEILSKSTRTVEQLKRTQKEYLVDLGSGEYGKGYFEDRARIGKIHDILDLGPKIYLGAYSMYYEGVLEAIAEDVKDEYTENEEMTDGGGVGVTDKERGMAPTRSTESPKETPTDTATETGTRTETGTETDDEEGSVLHRAASKVSSFLGFGSSAESETQTRADDETETTATDGGTRTSEAASQPPSSQVTSQDVEDAVDETVERAMSFLRLANLDQQMAMDTYIHSYSQKMEEVERRKEVSSQIERSIDDLQRTSEGVSDSSQEISQLADEQSESIEQISSEISNLSATVEEIASSANQVNAKSEEAEDLAEDGQESAKKAVETMANVEDAANEVSEDVYRLRENVEEIDEIVDVINDIADQTNLLALNASIEAARAGEAGDGFAVVADEVKDLAEQSQERATEIEKIVNEIQENTEETVESLDTANEEISEGVEMVEDAGDSLGQIADAVREASQGMNEVADATDDQAASTEEVASMIDEAAEKADQVADEIKDIAASNQEQTSRVNEIGEAVENLNTNTDTDTTDRRSQAD
- a CDS encoding DUF4350 domain-containing protein → MSRGNGEETQIAKRVVVFVGIVLAVVMASGVSTYLGTGSGSDIDISETDVYNTSDLTPERLQPSGRTDVNLSSDTGIVAVDLSHSNRVTRDGIESLVSTVTETGYEVEYLNERRNLGETLSRADAFVVADPGRSYSEREINAVESFVDDGGRLLLLGEPSGSRLGVLGTTSEESYINPLASRFGLRFGSDYLYNMESDATDGNYKNVLASGRAGSDIADGVNRISIYTATHISSASGVTVATAVPGTRRSGGDSPGAYSVSVVNGNVLGVGDTTFLEGGKYNVADNEVLISNIAEFLVSGDRRRDLLDYPYVVGDDATVRYTSHSLASASVSIRRDLKDAGRRSFAVYGESPTPSNTDVLVTTYGFLRGKKIDTDVPSEFVESPLQGSDTVVVTAPDTGYDLVVAGDTPENVRTVARNLPTKIDAYAVTDSRAVIPVSEAESDTEAASNSSS
- a CDS encoding S49 family peptidase, with amino-acid sequence MWRPEIPDIIRKVGGSYTALVVAALLLGLVISPVVSGWLTTEGEVAVVPLEGSIDGSTATTVTRMLEDARQDPSVKAVVLRVNSPGGSASASETIYLEVMKTADEMPVVTSVDSSAASGAYYSSLPSDEIYVKPSSFVGSVGVVMQMPQNPGSVEGIITTGPNKLNAGDERDWYYRIETAKRAFVGSVMEHRGDDLNITREEVEYAKLYSGPTAVENGIADEIGGLDAAVEKAAELAGMESYSVTRMRRDGIVRFISRSNYVASDASEKKLVDPSYITGVDTRTEFPNPVMLPPELVSENSTRRPDTTRDREVVSNVTR